Proteins from one Stenotrophomonas aracearum genomic window:
- a CDS encoding gamma carbonic anhydrase family protein, with protein MVSLRPFLDTFPVVGERAYIDPACTIIGDVVLGDDVSVWPGTVIRGDVNHVRIGARSNIQDGTIIHVSHHSPYNKGGYPTLIGEGVTVGHGTIIHACTIGEYSLIGMGACILDGATVSRHSFVGAGAVIGPGKVVGEGELWVGNPARPVRTLSAQEIESLHYSADHYVRLKDKYLGM; from the coding sequence ATGGTTTCTCTTCGTCCTTTTCTTGACACCTTCCCCGTCGTCGGCGAACGCGCCTATATCGACCCGGCCTGCACCATCATCGGTGACGTGGTGCTGGGCGACGACGTGTCGGTGTGGCCCGGCACGGTGATCCGTGGCGACGTCAACCATGTGCGGATCGGCGCGCGCAGCAACATCCAGGACGGCACCATCATCCATGTCAGCCACCACAGCCCGTACAACAAGGGCGGCTACCCGACCCTGATCGGCGAAGGGGTCACCGTGGGCCATGGCACCATCATCCACGCCTGCACCATCGGCGAGTACAGCCTGATCGGCATGGGCGCCTGCATCCTGGACGGGGCCACGGTCAGCCGGCACAGCTTCGTCGGGGCCGGCGCGGTGATCGGGCCGGGCAAGGTGGTCGGCGAAGGCGAATTGTGGGTGGGCAACCCGGCGCGCCCGGTGCGCACGCTCAGCGCCCAGGAGATCGAGTCGCTGCACTACTCGGCCGACCACTACGTGCGCTTGAAGGACAAGTATTTGGGAATGTGA
- a CDS encoding RDD family protein produces the protein MSAPMLDTYREVITPEGVPLHLPAAGPVPRALAWAIDFVIRVGALMLLSIPLTVLGEFGQGLYLGLMFLLMWAYTIVQEALWGRTLGKRVLGLRVVAQDGAPIGWMAAITRNLLRTVDMLPFAYALGLLSSLFDRNGRRLGDLVAGTVVVHDSARPLSGSVAIDTVLAPPQPLQPAEQAAIIAFAERAPRLSGPRQQELAAVAAPISGGQGQVGVLRLYAMANWLLGRR, from the coding sequence ATGAGCGCGCCCATGCTGGATACCTACCGTGAAGTGATCACGCCCGAAGGCGTGCCCCTGCACCTGCCCGCCGCCGGCCCGGTGCCGCGCGCGCTGGCCTGGGCGATCGACTTCGTGATCCGTGTCGGCGCGCTGATGCTGCTCAGCATTCCGCTCACCGTGCTGGGCGAGTTCGGCCAAGGCCTGTACCTGGGCCTGATGTTCCTGCTGATGTGGGCCTACACCATCGTGCAGGAAGCCCTGTGGGGCCGCACCCTGGGCAAGCGCGTGCTGGGGCTGCGCGTGGTCGCGCAGGACGGCGCGCCGATCGGCTGGATGGCGGCCATCACCCGCAACCTGCTGCGCACCGTGGACATGCTGCCGTTCGCCTATGCACTGGGGCTGCTGTCGAGCCTGTTCGACCGCAACGGGCGCCGCCTCGGCGACCTGGTGGCCGGCACCGTGGTCGTGCACGACAGCGCCCGGCCGCTCTCGGGCAGCGTGGCCATCGACACCGTGCTGGCCCCGCCGCAGCCGCTGCAGCCGGCCGAACAGGCCGCCATCATCGCCTTCGCCGAACGCGCGCCGCGCCTGTCCGGCCCGCGCCAGCAGGAACTGGCCGCAGTGGCCGCACCGATCAGCGGCGGCCAGGGCCAGGTCGGCGTGCTGCGCCTGTATGCCATGGCCAACTGGCTGCTGGGGCGCCGATGA
- a CDS encoding stage II sporulation protein M, with product MRQEQFVARYQAEWQALERWFALRGDRARHARNTLDPTTLNDEDFPQRYRRLCQQLALARRRGYSPQLVARLQLLMQQGHGVLYRTPPPRWRRALEFLLADFPQLVRSQARSMWVATALFVLPLVGSFALLQWHPELVHLLMDNAQIASMERMYDPSSPHLGRDSGTDWMMFGYYIMNNISIGLRTFASGLLAGLGTVLVLLFNGLTIGAAAGHLQHIGHGDPFWRFVVGHGAFELTAIVIAGGAGLQLGMKLLAPGRRRRIDALVDGGRIGARLCLGVAAMLLVAAFIEAFWSSIAEVPAWGKYSVAAVLWMGVLVWLWRGGRGAGDAD from the coding sequence ATGAGGCAGGAACAGTTCGTGGCCCGGTACCAGGCCGAGTGGCAGGCATTGGAGCGTTGGTTCGCGCTGCGTGGCGACCGTGCGCGGCACGCGCGCAACACCCTGGACCCGACCACGCTCAACGACGAAGATTTTCCGCAACGCTACCGGCGCCTGTGCCAGCAGTTGGCGCTGGCCCGCCGGCGCGGCTACAGCCCGCAGCTGGTGGCGCGCCTGCAGCTGTTGATGCAGCAGGGCCACGGCGTGCTCTACCGCACGCCGCCCCCGCGCTGGCGGCGTGCGCTGGAATTCCTGCTGGCTGATTTCCCGCAGCTGGTACGCAGCCAGGCGCGCAGCATGTGGGTGGCCACCGCGCTGTTCGTGCTGCCGCTGGTGGGCAGCTTCGCGCTGCTGCAGTGGCACCCGGAACTGGTCCACCTGCTGATGGACAACGCGCAGATCGCCTCGATGGAACGCATGTACGACCCGTCCTCGCCGCACCTGGGGCGGGACAGCGGTACCGACTGGATGATGTTCGGCTACTACATCATGAACAACATCAGCATCGGCCTGCGCACCTTCGCCAGCGGCCTGCTGGCAGGACTGGGCACGGTGCTGGTGCTGCTGTTCAACGGGCTCACCATCGGCGCCGCTGCCGGCCACCTGCAGCACATCGGCCACGGCGACCCGTTCTGGCGCTTCGTGGTCGGCCACGGTGCATTCGAGCTGACCGCCATCGTGATCGCCGGCGGTGCCGGCCTGCAGCTGGGCATGAAGCTGCTGGCGCCCGGACGGCGCCGACGCATCGACGCGCTGGTCGACGGTGGCCGCATCGGCGCACGCCTGTGCCTGGGGGTGGCGGCGATGCTGTTGGTGGCCGCCTTCATCGAAGCGTTCTGGTCGTCCATTGCCGAAGTCCCCGCGTGGGGCAAGTACAGCGTGGCCGCCGTGTTGTGGATGGGGGTGCTGGTGTGGCTGTGGCGCGGTGGACGCGGAGCCGGCGATGCGGATTGA
- a CDS encoding DUF4129 domain-containing protein, giving the protein MRIDQLNVTLRARSEWEAMELGTALVRRHARAIWLPLVCVSLPLFALVNAAAWWADAFGWAWLLMWWLKPISDRIALYVMSRGVFGEEPRPLQTLRAQRHWGWRGFWGYLGWRRFSPFRSLLLPVNLLEGSDAAQRSVRRRAVLGGTFGHAVLLTSMCMVFELVVVSGCIAAIFLFVPLELLSDSWRAAWEMVRQDMPAWAKLGVNFLFWLAATLIGPFYAGAGFALYLNRRTEMEAWDVEIAFRGLRERLQQAAPLLVLALVLCWPMGALHAQASDEAPSCGTPDGFHEDADADADDEGIPEDVPADDPSNTPAVIFGGTPDTAGFRQAVQRAYEDPLVTPTREVSRWERTQSDAEKEKEKRGKDRNKDANPFAKGPRLPAQIAEWLLWGLVGALVLFLLVTSPWWIRWLRGTGTRRRRTEGAVVEEAVELPEVIPPDPAARARDLWQQGRPRQALALLYRASVESMSERAGVVLPPGATESQCLRASRRMPDEADRTLFARVVRVWQYAAYAGRLPEPDDFENLASTLQSQFRWRA; this is encoded by the coding sequence ATGCGGATTGACCAGCTCAACGTCACCCTGCGCGCGCGCTCGGAATGGGAAGCGATGGAACTGGGCACCGCACTGGTGCGCCGCCATGCGCGCGCGATCTGGCTGCCGCTGGTGTGCGTGTCGCTGCCGCTGTTCGCGCTGGTCAACGCCGCGGCCTGGTGGGCCGATGCGTTCGGTTGGGCCTGGCTGCTGATGTGGTGGCTCAAGCCGATCTCCGACCGGATCGCACTGTATGTGATGTCGCGCGGCGTGTTCGGCGAGGAGCCACGCCCGCTGCAGACCTTGCGCGCGCAGCGCCACTGGGGCTGGCGCGGCTTCTGGGGCTACCTGGGCTGGCGCCGCTTCAGCCCGTTCCGCTCCCTGCTGTTGCCGGTGAACCTGCTGGAAGGCAGCGATGCCGCACAGCGCAGCGTGCGGCGCCGCGCGGTGCTGGGCGGCACGTTCGGACACGCGGTGCTGCTCACGTCCATGTGCATGGTGTTCGAGCTGGTCGTCGTCAGCGGCTGCATCGCGGCGATCTTCCTGTTCGTGCCGCTGGAGCTGCTCTCCGATTCCTGGCGCGCGGCCTGGGAGATGGTGCGCCAGGACATGCCGGCCTGGGCGAAGCTGGGGGTGAATTTCCTGTTCTGGCTGGCGGCCACCTTGATCGGGCCGTTCTACGCCGGGGCCGGCTTCGCGCTGTACCTCAACCGTCGTACCGAAATGGAAGCCTGGGACGTGGAGATCGCCTTCCGCGGCCTGCGCGAACGCCTGCAGCAGGCGGCGCCATTGCTGGTGCTGGCCCTGGTGCTGTGCTGGCCGATGGGTGCGCTGCATGCGCAGGCGTCCGATGAGGCACCCAGCTGCGGGACGCCGGACGGCTTCCATGAAGATGCCGACGCGGACGCGGACGATGAAGGCATTCCCGAAGACGTACCGGCTGACGATCCGTCCAACACCCCGGCGGTCATTTTCGGTGGCACGCCCGACACCGCCGGCTTCCGCCAGGCCGTGCAGCGCGCCTATGAGGATCCGCTGGTGACGCCCACCCGCGAGGTCAGTCGCTGGGAACGCACGCAGAGCGATGCGGAGAAGGAAAAGGAAAAGCGCGGGAAGGACCGGAACAAGGATGCCAACCCATTCGCCAAGGGTCCGCGCCTGCCGGCGCAGATCGCCGAATGGCTGCTGTGGGGTCTGGTCGGCGCGCTGGTGCTGTTCCTGCTGGTCACCTCCCCCTGGTGGATTCGCTGGTTGCGCGGCACCGGCACGCGCCGACGCCGAACGGAAGGCGCGGTGGTGGAAGAAGCGGTGGAACTGCCCGAGGTGATTCCGCCGGATCCGGCCGCGCGCGCGCGCGACCTGTGGCAGCAGGGCCGCCCACGCCAGGCGCTGGCCCTGCTGTACCGCGCCAGCGTGGAGTCGATGAGCGAACGCGCCGGGGTGGTGCTGCCGCCGGGCGCGACCGAATCGCAGTGCCTGCGTGCGTCGCGACGCATGCCCGACGAAGCCGACCGCACGCTGTTCGCACGCGTGGTGCGGGTCTGGCAGTACGCGGCCTACGCCGGGCGCCTGCCCGAGCCGGATGACTTCGAGAACCTGGCCAGCACCCTGCAGTCGCAGTTCCGGTGGCGCGCATGA
- a CDS encoding DUF4350 domain-containing protein has product MSARLRWLLVLGVLLAIGVPLSIVFLRTHEKVTHTEHLPPQGEASYNPLYVLGQALRADGLTTHSSPRIDLPRMQLAPADTVLLLQDSVDVPAPTAQALLAWVERGGHLLLRTSVPYRGEDAAQGPLLDALGVDTEYYEGVCKPFHVADDPGHSEFCAGLRFGIDPPQGIRVEREWGDDDGLVFVRLRKGAGTIDVLSDMEFLKGTPRSFTADDPKDSLADGLHDTAHRDLTRYLLEPNYGKGTVWLIYGSRPPTLWSRIFYQGWPVWVPLLLALLGWLWQRAQRLGSELPAPATERRSLLEHVRGSGEHLLRYGKAPLLYDAVRRAFLARLRRRAPTAAALSGDAQVHAIATLLQWPYTRVQTALQVPASKDVAALRDRIRLLIQMRNLL; this is encoded by the coding sequence ATGAGCGCCCGCCTGCGCTGGCTGCTGGTGCTGGGCGTGCTGCTGGCGATCGGCGTGCCGCTGTCGATCGTGTTCCTGCGCACGCACGAAAAAGTGACCCACACCGAACACCTGCCGCCGCAGGGCGAGGCCAGTTACAACCCGTTGTACGTGCTGGGTCAGGCGCTGCGCGCCGACGGACTCACCACGCATAGCAGTCCGCGCATCGACCTGCCGCGCATGCAGCTCGCGCCGGCCGACACGGTGCTGTTGCTGCAGGACAGTGTCGACGTGCCCGCGCCCACCGCGCAGGCCCTGCTGGCCTGGGTCGAGCGCGGTGGCCATCTGCTGCTGCGCACCTCCGTGCCCTACCGGGGCGAGGACGCCGCGCAGGGCCCGCTGCTGGATGCATTGGGCGTGGACACCGAGTACTACGAGGGCGTGTGCAAGCCGTTCCATGTGGCCGACGACCCGGGGCACTCCGAGTTCTGCGCAGGGCTGCGTTTCGGCATCGACCCGCCGCAGGGCATCCGCGTGGAACGCGAGTGGGGCGACGACGACGGCCTGGTGTTCGTCCGGCTGCGCAAAGGGGCCGGCACCATCGATGTGCTGTCGGACATGGAGTTCCTGAAGGGCACGCCGCGCAGCTTCACCGCGGACGACCCCAAGGACAGCCTGGCCGACGGCCTGCACGACACGGCCCACCGAGACCTGACCCGCTACCTGCTTGAGCCCAACTACGGCAAGGGCACGGTGTGGCTGATCTACGGCTCGCGTCCGCCGACCCTGTGGTCGCGCATCTTCTACCAGGGCTGGCCGGTGTGGGTGCCGCTGCTGCTGGCGCTGCTCGGCTGGCTGTGGCAACGCGCGCAGCGGCTGGGCAGCGAACTGCCGGCGCCGGCCACCGAACGCCGCTCGCTGCTCGAACACGTGCGTGGCAGCGGCGAACACCTGCTGCGCTATGGCAAGGCGCCGCTGCTGTACGACGCCGTGCGCCGCGCGTTCCTCGCGCGCCTGCGTCGGCGCGCGCCGACCGCCGCCGCGTTGAGCGGCGACGCGCAGGTGCACGCCATCGCCACCCTGCTGCAGTGGCCATACACCCGCGTCCAGACCGCCCTGCAGGTACCGGCATCGAAGGATGTCGCGGCCCTGCGTGACCGCATCCGCCTGCTGATCCAGATGAGAAACCTGCTATGA
- a CDS encoding AAA family ATPase — translation MTEPTVPPPLSLPALTGQSLVERVDAVREAVGRAFIGQAEVLDQILIALLAGGHVLIEGVPGLGKTLLVRALAQALELDYGRVQFTPDLMPSDVSGHAVYDPKSESFKIRRGPVFTNLLLADEINRAPAKTQSALLEVMQEGQVTIEGKAFVLSPPFLALATQNPVEQEGTYPLPEAQLDRFLLKVIIDYPALEDEKRMVDAITTGRSASDFDLSQVPRVLNAAEVIALQQATAAITVDPEVVDYAVRIVAATRHFPGIALGAGPRGSIALVRAARAQAVLAGRDFVTPDDVREVARPALRHRIALAPELQIEGQSADDALTALLAKVEAPRK, via the coding sequence ATGACCGAGCCGACCGTTCCGCCGCCGCTGTCCCTTCCCGCGCTGACCGGCCAGAGCCTGGTCGAGCGTGTCGATGCCGTGCGCGAGGCCGTCGGCCGCGCCTTCATCGGCCAGGCCGAGGTGCTCGACCAGATCCTGATCGCGCTGCTGGCCGGTGGCCACGTGCTGATCGAAGGCGTACCCGGGCTGGGCAAGACCCTGCTGGTGCGTGCATTGGCGCAGGCGCTGGAGCTGGACTATGGCCGCGTGCAGTTCACCCCCGACCTGATGCCCAGCGACGTCAGCGGGCATGCGGTGTACGACCCGAAGTCGGAAAGCTTCAAGATCCGGCGCGGCCCGGTGTTCACCAACCTGCTGCTGGCCGACGAGATCAACCGCGCCCCGGCCAAGACCCAGTCGGCGCTGCTGGAAGTGATGCAGGAAGGCCAGGTCACCATCGAAGGCAAGGCCTTCGTGCTGAGCCCGCCGTTCCTGGCACTGGCCACGCAGAACCCGGTGGAGCAGGAAGGCACCTACCCCCTGCCCGAAGCGCAGCTGGACCGCTTCCTGCTCAAGGTGATCATCGACTACCCGGCGCTGGAGGACGAGAAGCGCATGGTGGACGCGATCACCACCGGGCGCAGCGCGTCCGACTTCGACCTGTCGCAGGTGCCGCGCGTGCTCAACGCCGCCGAGGTGATCGCGCTGCAGCAGGCCACCGCGGCGATCACGGTGGATCCGGAGGTGGTGGACTATGCGGTGCGCATCGTCGCCGCCACCCGCCACTTCCCCGGCATCGCACTGGGCGCCGGTCCGCGCGGCAGCATCGCGCTGGTGCGTGCGGCGCGCGCGCAGGCGGTCCTGGCCGGGCGCGACTTCGTCACTCCCGATGACGTGCGCGAAGTGGCCCGCCCGGCGCTGCGCCATCGCATTGCGCTGGCCCCGGAGCTGCAGATCGAGGGCCAGTCGGCCGACGATGCACTGACCGCGTTGCTGGCCAAGGTGGAAGCGCCGCGCAAATGA
- a CDS encoding DUF58 domain-containing protein gives MRPGPLLLALLVGWGLLGLPVAFGLLPLWAWQATAAAIAVLALIDLLRLRGLPSPTVQRELPEALALNVERRTTLRFESSRRQRVDVFDLVPGAWTLQGLPRALTLKPLVASSVEYTLTPTARGRFAFEGVHLRVHAPWRLWRQRRVLPPALTVRVYPNFAPLTRFALFSAEQASRLVGAHLKRRRGEGTDFHQMREYRIGDSLRQIDWKATSRARKLVSREYQDEKNQQLVLMIDTGRRMMASEGGISHFDHVLNASLVVSYLALRQGDGVGLFAAGGESRWVAPQRGMGAIDALLRASYDLQAQPVATDYLAAATELSLRQRRRSLVMLVTNVRDEDIEDLLVAVRLLQRQHLVCVASLRERELDAALEQEVETLQDAVQAGAIARYLQQRNDAHEALRSHRVMVLDVTADALPGALVERYLAVKRDGLL, from the coding sequence ATGAGGCCAGGCCCGCTGCTGCTGGCGTTGCTGGTGGGCTGGGGACTGCTCGGCCTGCCGGTGGCGTTCGGGTTGCTGCCCCTGTGGGCGTGGCAGGCCACCGCCGCTGCGATCGCGGTGTTGGCGCTGATCGACCTGTTGCGGTTGCGCGGGCTGCCTTCGCCAACCGTGCAGCGCGAGCTGCCTGAGGCGCTGGCGCTGAACGTGGAACGGCGCACCACGCTGCGGTTTGAATCCAGCCGCCGCCAGCGCGTGGACGTGTTCGACCTGGTGCCGGGTGCGTGGACGCTGCAGGGCCTGCCGCGTGCGCTCACGCTCAAGCCGCTGGTGGCCAGCAGCGTGGAGTACACGCTCACGCCGACCGCGCGTGGTCGCTTCGCCTTCGAAGGCGTGCACCTGCGCGTGCATGCACCGTGGCGGCTGTGGCGCCAGCGGCGCGTGTTGCCGCCGGCGCTGACCGTGCGTGTGTACCCCAACTTCGCGCCGCTGACCCGCTTCGCATTGTTCAGCGCCGAACAGGCCTCGCGGCTGGTCGGCGCGCACCTCAAGCGGCGGCGCGGTGAAGGCACCGACTTCCACCAGATGCGCGAATACCGCATCGGCGACAGCCTGCGCCAGATCGACTGGAAGGCGACCTCACGCGCGCGCAAGCTGGTCTCGCGCGAGTACCAGGACGAGAAGAACCAGCAGCTGGTGCTGATGATCGACACCGGCCGACGGATGATGGCCAGCGAAGGTGGCATTTCGCATTTCGACCACGTGCTCAACGCGTCGCTGGTGGTGTCCTACCTGGCGCTGCGCCAGGGCGACGGGGTGGGCCTGTTTGCGGCCGGGGGCGAAAGCCGCTGGGTGGCACCACAGCGCGGCATGGGCGCGATCGACGCGCTGCTGCGCGCCAGCTACGACCTGCAGGCGCAGCCGGTGGCCACCGACTACCTGGCGGCGGCTACCGAACTCAGCCTGCGCCAGCGCCGACGTTCATTGGTGATGCTGGTCACCAACGTGCGCGACGAAGACATCGAAGACCTGCTGGTGGCGGTACGCCTGCTGCAGCGCCAGCACCTGGTGTGCGTGGCCAGCCTGCGCGAGCGCGAGCTGGACGCGGCGCTGGAGCAGGAGGTGGAAACGCTGCAGGACGCGGTGCAGGCGGGTGCGATCGCGCGTTACCTGCAGCAGCGCAATGACGCGCATGAGGCGCTGCGCAGTCACCGGGTGATGGTGCTGGATGTGACGGCGGATGCGTTGCCGGGAGCGCTTGTGGAGCGGTATCTGGCGGTGAAGCGCGACGGGTTGCTGTGA
- a CDS encoding glutathionylspermidine synthase family protein encodes MKRVRIDERSQWRARAAESGFRFHTIDGLPYWDETAYYAFTLRQIENDIEDPSAQLHAMAMDLVDEVVRSEQLMDQLAIPPAFRDWIADSWRRREPHLYGRLDFAYDGTGPAKLYELNYDTPTSLFEASFFQWQWLEDQRNQNRLPPQADQFNAIHEALVERFAELSAQLPPPLYFSAVGSSEEDQGTVDYLRDCAAQAGLRGEAIAIEDIGLSEDGRFTALDDTVIGSLFKLYPLEDLMTESFGQALPSSGVQLLEPAWKAILSNKGVLPLLWQRHRGHPNLLAAEFDDGSALPAGWVRKPLFSREGANVAMHLADGSWQESEGPYTGPAIRQAAHPLTAFDGGYPLIGSWVVGDHACGMGIREDDSRITRDSARFVPHAIIDEAPTRIFV; translated from the coding sequence ATGAAGCGTGTGCGTATCGACGAGCGCAGCCAGTGGCGCGCTCGTGCGGCCGAGTCCGGCTTCCGCTTCCACACCATCGACGGGCTGCCGTACTGGGATGAAACCGCGTACTACGCGTTCACCCTGCGCCAGATCGAAAACGACATCGAAGACCCCAGCGCCCAGCTGCATGCCATGGCGATGGACCTGGTCGACGAGGTGGTGCGCAGCGAACAGCTGATGGACCAGCTGGCGATTCCGCCGGCCTTCCGCGACTGGATCGCCGACAGCTGGCGCCGCCGCGAGCCGCACCTGTACGGCCGCTTGGACTTCGCCTATGACGGCACCGGCCCGGCCAAGCTCTACGAGCTCAATTACGACACGCCGACCTCGCTGTTCGAAGCCTCGTTCTTCCAGTGGCAATGGCTGGAAGACCAGCGCAACCAGAACCGCCTGCCGCCGCAGGCCGACCAGTTCAACGCGATCCATGAAGCGCTGGTGGAGCGGTTTGCCGAACTGAGCGCGCAGCTGCCGCCGCCGCTGTACTTCAGCGCGGTAGGCAGTTCGGAGGAAGACCAGGGCACCGTGGACTACCTGCGCGACTGCGCGGCCCAGGCCGGGTTGCGCGGCGAGGCGATCGCGATCGAAGACATCGGCCTGTCCGAAGATGGCCGCTTCACCGCGCTGGACGACACGGTCATTGGCAGCCTGTTCAAGCTGTACCCGCTGGAAGACCTGATGACCGAATCGTTCGGCCAGGCGCTGCCCAGCTCCGGCGTGCAGCTGCTGGAACCGGCGTGGAAGGCCATCCTCAGCAACAAGGGCGTGCTGCCGCTGCTGTGGCAGCGCCACCGGGGCCACCCCAACCTGCTCGCGGCCGAGTTCGACGACGGCAGCGCATTGCCCGCGGGTTGGGTGCGCAAGCCGCTGTTCTCGCGCGAAGGTGCGAACGTGGCCATGCATCTGGCCGACGGCAGCTGGCAGGAGAGCGAAGGCCCGTACACCGGTCCGGCGATCCGCCAGGCCGCGCACCCGCTCACCGCGTTCGACGGCGGCTACCCGCTGATCGGCAGCTGGGTGGTCGGCGACCACGCCTGTGGCATGGGTATCCGCGAAGACGACAGCCGGATCACCCGCGACAGCGCCCGCTTCGTACCGCACGCGATCATCGACGAAGCGCCAACGCGCATCTTTGTTTGA
- a CDS encoding DUF1190 domain-containing protein, with product MKRSRTTALLLMSAAPLLFTACSKQEGVQTQEGLYTSVEACTEATGDPSSCRTAFAEAQKQSADAAPKYASRAECEADYPAEQCKQQTTSTGHSFIGPMMMGFFMSQMLSNRGAGLAQAPAASPAYQDKANGWARPAPGGSGGLNTASGIGAGKAGLAPVNATPNRAVTASRGGFGNTSSSRSSYGG from the coding sequence ATGAAACGTTCCAGGACCACCGCACTGCTGCTGATGAGCGCCGCACCGCTGCTGTTCACCGCCTGCTCCAAGCAGGAAGGCGTGCAGACGCAGGAAGGGCTTTACACCTCGGTGGAGGCCTGTACCGAAGCCACCGGCGACCCCTCCAGCTGCCGTACCGCCTTTGCCGAAGCGCAGAAGCAGTCGGCCGACGCGGCGCCCAAGTACGCTTCGCGTGCCGAATGCGAAGCCGATTACCCGGCCGAGCAGTGCAAACAGCAGACCACCTCCACCGGCCATTCGTTCATCGGGCCGATGATGATGGGCTTCTTCATGTCGCAGATGCTCAGCAACCGTGGCGCCGGCCTGGCGCAGGCTCCGGCGGCATCGCCGGCGTACCAGGACAAGGCCAACGGCTGGGCGCGTCCGGCCCCGGGCGGCAGTGGTGGCCTCAACACCGCCAGCGGCATCGGCGCCGGCAAGGCCGGCCTGGCCCCGGTCAACGCCACCCCGAACCGCGCCGTGACCGCCAGCCGTGGCGGCTTCGGCAATACCAGCAGCAGCCGCAGCAGCTACGGCGGTTGA